The Cohnella abietis genome has a segment encoding these proteins:
- a CDS encoding Cof-type HAD-IIB family hydrolase, producing MSNIQAIVLDLDGTLLSSDKSISPRNYQAVKRCFDSGMHIIIATARPPRAANQFLKKFPFVDYMVYYNGALVTCKSTQTERHISIPMEISQRINKFIELRVPQSIISYEVNDLWYTCRPVPDSQCAQLGIRSNDPKPQVVDKDYISSLSPIKILVLGCTTWRDICEQFGDHVNVIATDEGVLVQIMHKLASKEKAVQWVLSEIGVKSENVMVFGDDFNDLGLFHISGFSVAMDNAIIELKNCAAHITDSNDNDGVAVAIEKFVV from the coding sequence TAGAAATTATCAGGCTGTTAAAAGATGTTTTGATTCTGGAATGCATATTATTATTGCCACGGCGCGGCCACCTAGAGCGGCTAATCAATTTTTGAAGAAGTTCCCTTTTGTAGACTACATGGTTTACTACAACGGTGCTTTAGTTACATGCAAATCTACACAAACTGAGCGACACATTAGTATCCCTATGGAGATTAGTCAACGGATTAACAAATTCATCGAGTTACGAGTACCCCAGTCGATAATTTCATATGAGGTTAATGATTTATGGTATACGTGTAGACCAGTTCCCGACTCCCAATGCGCTCAATTAGGTATTCGCTCGAATGACCCGAAACCCCAGGTTGTTGATAAAGATTATATTAGTTCACTGTCCCCGATCAAAATATTGGTTCTAGGTTGCACCACATGGAGGGATATTTGCGAGCAATTCGGTGACCATGTGAACGTCATCGCAACTGATGAAGGAGTATTGGTCCAAATCATGCATAAACTAGCCTCAAAGGAAAAAGCCGTACAATGGGTGTTAAGCGAAATCGGAGTGAAATCAGAAAATGTAATGGTATTCGGGGATGATTTTAACGATTTAGGCCTATTCCATATATCCGGATTTTCGGTCGCAATGGACAATGCGATAATTGAACTAAAGAACTGTGCAGCCCACATAACCGATTCTAATGATAATGATGGTGTCGCTGTTGCAATTGAGAAATTTGTGGTGTAA
- a CDS encoding MarR family winged helix-turn-helix transcriptional regulator, translating into MANNKNVITDSHAVPSLVQTKRQIERYGLNVDAQAVLVASRLMTAGAKLEHAAEIHFSRFGLSTGRYRLLADLEDHQGEELPSQLAEHLGVTRATVTGLIDNLERDGYVSRRASSADGRQKSVILTENGASKLRDMASEHFERLEAMVRLLTVEERSVFLDLLGRVTQGMSALTDDPGASKAKGSIQKG; encoded by the coding sequence ATGGCGAACAATAAAAACGTAATAACGGATAGTCATGCTGTCCCTTCACTTGTCCAAACGAAGCGTCAAATTGAACGCTACGGGTTGAACGTCGATGCGCAAGCCGTACTCGTCGCGTCTAGGCTAATGACCGCCGGAGCCAAGCTTGAACATGCCGCGGAGATTCATTTTTCCAGATTCGGCTTGTCAACAGGCCGGTATCGTTTATTGGCGGATCTTGAAGATCATCAGGGTGAAGAGCTGCCCTCGCAATTGGCGGAGCATCTTGGCGTAACGCGTGCTACCGTGACGGGGCTTATCGACAATCTCGAACGGGACGGTTACGTATCGCGCCGAGCCAGTTCGGCGGACGGCCGTCAGAAATCAGTCATCTTAACGGAAAATGGAGCGAGCAAGCTTCGCGACATGGCTTCGGAGCACTTCGAGAGACTGGAAGCGATGGTCCGATTGCTTACGGTCGAGGAGCGCAGTGTGTTTCTCGATCTGCTAGGCCGGGTGACGCAAGGTATGTCGGCATTGACTGACGATCCGGGCGCATCTAAGGCAAAAGGAAGCATACAGAAAGGGTAA